From Scomber scombrus chromosome 9, fScoSco1.1, whole genome shotgun sequence, one genomic window encodes:
- the zic3 gene encoding zinc finger protein ZIC 3 → MTMLLDSGPQFASLGMGGFGTPRHHEIGNRDPSLGLNPFTDSSHSAAFKISPVAHDIASSQTSAFTPQATGYAAALGHSHGGQVGSYSGGAFNSTRDFLFRNRSVGEHTAPSAQHGIFAASAGSLHGPPGITDNPGHLLFPGLHDQGVSHTSPSGHVVNSQMHLGLRGDIFGRPDPYRPVASPRTDPYGAQLHNYNHPINMNMGMNVPTHHGPGAFFRYMRQPIKQELSCKWIDENQMNRPKKTCDRTFSTMHEMVTHVSMEHVGGPEQSNHICYWEDCPREGKSFKAKYKLVNHIRVHTGEKPFPCPFPGCGKIFARSENLKIHKRTHTGEKPFKCEFDGCDRRFANSSDRKKHMHVHTSDKPYICKVCDKSYTHPSSLRKHMKVHESQGSESSPAASSGYESSTPPVLVSATTEDPTKTPPSAVQNTSGHSEGLAPNFNEWYV, encoded by the exons ATGACTATGCTTCTTGATAGCGGTCCGCAGTTCGCATCGTTAGGGATGGGGGGTTTCGGGACACCACGGCATCACGAAATCGGTAACAGAGACCCGAGTCTGGGACTCAATCCTTTCACCGATTCCTCCCACTCCGCAGCGTTCAAAATCAGCCCCGTAGCTCACGATATTGCCTCCAGTCAGACATCAGCTTTCACCCCGCAAGCCACTGGATATGCAGCCGCGCTGGGGCACTCTCACGGCGGGCAGGTGGGCTCGTACAGTGGGGGAGCGTTCAATTCAACACGGGACTTTCTCTTCCGGAACCGGAGCGTTGGAGAGCACACAGCGCCGAGCGCCCAGCATGGGATCTTTGCAGCTTCGGCGGGGAGCCTCCACGGGCCGCCGGGGATCACCGATAACCCCGGACATCTGTTGTTTCCAGGACTTCACGACCAGGGGGTGAGCCACACTTCACCGAGTGGACATGTAGTTAACAGCCAAATGCATCTTGGTTTACGCGGGGACATTTTCGGAAGACCTGATCCGTACCGTCCGGTCGCAAGCCCTCGGACGGACCCCTACGGGGCTCAGCTCCACAACTACAACCATCCTATCAATATGAACATGGGGATGAATGTGCCGACACACCACGGTCCAGGGGCCTTCTTTAGATACATGAGGCAGCCGATTAAACAAGAATTATCCTGCAAATGGATAGACGAGAACCAGATGAACAGACCCAAAAAGACTTGTGATAGGACTTTCAGCACCATGCACGAGATGGTCACTCATGTGTCCATGGAGCACGTCGGCGGCCCCGAGCAGAGCAACCACATCTGCTACTGGGAGGACTGTCCGAGAGAAGGGAAATCTTTTAAGGCCAAGTACAAACTGGTCAACCACATCCGTGTGCATACGGGCGAGAAACCGTTCCCATGCCCGTTCCCCGGATGTGGGAAAATATTCGCCAGATCggaaaatttaaaaatccaCAAAAGAACACATACAG GTGAGAAGCCGTTTAAGTGTGAATTTGATGGCTGTGACAGACGATTCGCGAACAGCAGCGACAGGAAAAagcacatgcatgtgcacacatcAGACAAGCCATACATCTGCAAAGTGTGCGACAAGTCATACACACACCCCAGCTCTCTCAGGAAACACATGAAG gtACATGAGTCTCAAGGATCTGAATCGTCTCCAGCAGCAAGCTCCGGATACGAGTCATCCACACCGCCAGTGCTGGTTTCAGCCACCACCGAGGACCCGACAAAAACACCGCCGTCAGCCGTGCAAAACACGTCTGGTCACAGCGAAGGACTGGCACCCAACTTTAATGAATGGTACGTTTGA
- the zic6 gene encoding zic family member 6 yields MTSLSRFSGCPLSCVNPGESNTEPSVVLPPLAGEHMGHPTGSSLKLCPSHNLRDYPETRSSAYVDHSVPNFSDSGYPSSHRLEHSPRGIIIGANLTGAGMPPVTDQLASRANQHGGIGRYRDFHGCRDNRSHAFFTSYQEQAHGSSDANRDLGGQMMLGLPGDLLTRTHPYGQTISPKGNSQQLVTQFLGLYKPLNMAIQRGGGDAFLRCSKQTVKPELVCKWSDGQEGVGKLACSRAFGTMYELVTHVTVEHVGGPEHSEYVCHWENCARDRKPFKAKYKLVNHVRVHTGEKPFPCPFHGCEKVFARSENLKIHKRTHTGEKPFKCEFEGCNRRFANSSDRKKHSHVHSSDKPYMCKVRGCDKCYTHPSSLRKHMKLHCNKTQVAKSSDARPGDGGHIAETRSTRVPDGGPISPPQPPTSTHDVPMSPESRDDSTPRSRFHHTFDSSLDYSPHRSQPLLDPLLLQRGSYRSQSSQYPCGQTGHTFAQSSRTFPSTSPFQKSIVNGWYTCHSGVDSFPPKQCNNIPSL; encoded by the exons atgacaaGCCTTTCGAGGTTTAGTGGCTGCCCTCTCTCTTGCGTCAACCCCGGGGAGAGCAATACTGAACCCAGCGTGGTGCTGCCACCTTTGGCAGGAGAGCACATGGGACACCCCACTGGCAGTTCCTTAAAACTCTGCCCCTCGCACAATTTGCGAGACTACCCCGAGACGAGGTCCAGTGCATATGTTGACCATTCGGTTCCCAATTTTTCAGACTCTGGATACCCCAGCAGCCACCGGTTAGAGCACAGCCCTAGGGGCATTATCATTGGAGCCAATCTTACTGGAGCCGGCATGCCACCCGTCACTGATCAACTGGCATCAAGAGCTAACCAACATGGCGGGATTGGAAGGTATCGTGACTTTCACGGCTGCAGAGACAACAGAAGCCATGCTTTTTTCACAAGTTATCAGGAGCAGGCCCATGGCTCCAGCGACGCTAATCGAGATCTCGGCGGCCAGATGATGCTGGGTCTACCTGGCGACCTCCTCACCCGGACTCACCCTTATGGCCAAACTATCAGCCCCAAGGGAAACAGCCAGCAACTTGTCACACAATTCCTGGGTCTGTACAAGCCCTTGAACATGGCAATTCAGCGTGGAGGAGGCGACGCTTTCCTCAGGTGCTCTAAACAAACAGTGAAGCCTGAGCTGGTGTGCAAGTGGAGTGACGGCCAAGAGGGGGTTGGGAAGCTGGCTTGCTCCAGAGCCTTCGGTACCATGTATGAACTTGTCACCCATGTGACAGTGGAGCATGTCGGAGGACCAGAGCACTCTGAGTATGTGTGTCACTGGGAGAACTGTGCGAGGGACAGGAAGCCTTTCAAAGCCAAATACAAGCTGGTGAACCACGTCAGAGTCCACACAGGGGAAAAACCCTTTCCCTGCCCCTTTCACGGCTGTGAGAAAGTTTTTGCAAGATCAGAAAATTTAAAGATCCACAAGAGGACTCACACAG GtgaaaaaccttttaaatgtgAGTTCGAGGGCTGCAACCGGAGGTTTGCGAACAGCAGCGACAGAAAGAAGCATTCTCACGTGCACTCCAGTGATAAACCCTACATGTGCAAGGTCAGGGGCTGCGACAAGTGTTATACCCACCCAAGCTCCCTGCGAAAGCATATGAAGCTCCACTGCAACAAGACTCAAGTCGCCAAGAGCAGCGACGCGCGTCCTGGTGACGGGGGTCACATTGCGGAGACCAGGTCAACCCGAGTCCCGGATGGAGGCCCCATCAGCCCCCCACAACCACCCACCTCCACCCATGACGTCCCCATGTCCCCAGAGAGTCGAGACGACTCGACCCCGAGGTCACGTTTCCATCACACATTTGACAGCAGTTTGGACTACTCCCCACACAGGTCACAGCCCCTATTGGACCCTTTGTTACTACAGAGAGGCAGCTACAGGTCCCAGTCCTCCCAGTACCCCTGTGGCCAGACAGGTCACACTTTCGCCCAGAGCTCGAGGACTTTCCCCTCCACATCTCCCTTTCAGAAAAGTATTGTGAATGGATGGTACACATGCCACAGCGGCGTGGACTCTTTCCCACCAAAGCAGTGTAATAACATTCCGTCTCTCTGA